From the genome of Papaver somniferum cultivar HN1 chromosome 2, ASM357369v1, whole genome shotgun sequence, one region includes:
- the LOC113351904 gene encoding putative F-box protein At3g16210 — protein MSGFGYSPSTDEYKVVRIYHKGNTCCFQVFILVNESNKWTEEKEIPYPFFHNECQYSKGVLVNGEIRWLDYASKTVAFNLANEEFHQIASPPLVEGSSYSDYMKLFVLGDCLCLVHYRYSARERTHVDIWLLKKNNDISVQQNGYCSWKKECTVQVERGIDLIPLAFTKKGKILFFQVKDFRDE, from the coding sequence ATGAGTGGGTTCGGTTACAGTCCATCAACTGATGAATACAAAGTTGTTAGAATCTACCACAAAGGTAATACATGTTGTTTTCAGGTGTTCATACTTGTCAATGAGAGTAATAAATGGACGGAGGAAAAAGAAATCCCCTACCCGTTTTTTCATAATGAATGTCAGTATTCGAAAGGTGTTCTTGTAAACGGAGAAATACGTTGGCTGGATTATGCATCAAAGACCGTTGCCTTCAACTTAGCCAATGAGGAATTCCACCAGATAGCTTCACCACCTCTTGTAGAAGGCAGTTCGTATTCTGATTATATGAAACTTTTTGTACTTGGAGACTGCTTATGTCTTGTTCATTATAGATACTCGGCAAGAGAGAGAACACATGTTGACATATGGTTATTAAAAAAGAACAATGACATAAGCGTGCAACAAAATGGATATTGTTCTTGGAAAAAGGAGTGTACTGTGCAAGTTGAAAGAGGAATTGATCTTATTCCACTCGCTTTTACCAAGAAAGGAAAGATCTTATTTTTCCAGGTGAAAGATTTTAGAGATGAATAA
- the LOC113351905 gene encoding F-box protein At3g07870-like, with protein MGMDDLPSDISLNIFSRLDVDSVLDCKLVCRTWRNLVKNPSFARSRLACRKLLLQNFDENDTHQDLSSDTCETFQSGFLSLEELGNKSDDCRLHYVEYDVNFKKKFYEIKNKTINIPPIKKTYLTMIGSCNGLICSTVRHHRLNDPIHICNPVTLEYVYLPRYVSGVGTHKMASGFGYSPSTDEYKVVRIYKKSVHTAWCFQVYILGNESRKWTDEKEIPNRFENCFRYSTGILVNGERYWLEQASKIVAFSLADEEFRDVASPPFVERSGYDDKRLCAFGDWLCLLDKEFTVYAETRSLIPLAFTKKGKVLFWQDHRFVSCYDPETAILEKLSKDENNDKADLESYHEAHHINSFVSLKALGVQNCRRRLKYMAK; from the exons ATGGGTATGGACGATCTTCCATCAGATATTTCATTGAATATATTTTCTCGTTTAGATGTTGATTCAGTTTTAGATTGCAAACTTGTTTGCAGAACATGGCGAAATCTAGTTAAGAATCCATCCTTTGCTCGAAGTCGCCTTGCTTGCCGCAAGTTATTGTTGCAAAATTTTGACGAGAATGACACTCATCAAGATCTTTCATCTGATACATGTGAGACTTTTCAGTCGGGGTTCCTTTCGTTGGAAGAACTTGGCAACAAATCTGATGACTGCAGACTTCACTACGTTGAATATGATGTGAATTTTAAGAAGAAGTTTTACGAAATTAAAAATAAAACGATCAACATTCCTCCCATTAAGAAGACATATCTCACCATGATTGGTTCATGCAATGGGTTGATTTGTTCTACTGTGCGCCACCATCGACTGAATGACCCTATACACATATGTAACCCCGTCACCCTAGAATATGTTTATCTTCCTAGATACGTAAGTGGAGTTGGTACACATAAAATGGCGAGTGGATTTGGTTACAGTCCTTCGACTGATGAGTATAAAGTTGTTAGAATCTACAAAAAATCTGTTCATACTGCATGGTGCTTTCAGGTGTATATTCTTGGTAATGAGAGTCGTAAATGGACAGACGAAAAAGAAATCCCGAACCGGTTTGAGAATTGTTTTCGATATTCAACAGGTATTCTTGTAAATGGAGAGAGATATTGGCTGGAGCAGGCATCAAAGATTGTTGCCTTCAGCTTAGCCGATGAGGAATTCCGCGATGTAGCTTCACCACCTTTTGTAGAACGTAGTGGATATGATGATAAGAGACTTTGTGCGTTTGGAGACTGGTTATGTCTT TTGGACAAGGAGTTTACTGTGTACGCCGAGACTAGAAGTCTTATTCCACTCGCTTTCACCAAGAAAGGCAAAGTTTTATTTTGGCAGGATCATAGATTTGTCTCTTGTTACGACCCAGAAACTGCCATACTTGAGAAACTTAGTAAGGATGAAAATAATGATAAAGCCGATTTGGAATCTTATCACGAAGCTCATCACATTAACAGCTTTGTTTCCCTGAAAGCACTTGGTGTCCAAAACTGTAGGAGAAGACTGAAATATATGGCGAAGTAA
- the LOC113349059 gene encoding GTP-binding protein At2g22870-like, translated as MMLLNHFTRLISPLNLSRTRLPNTFTLFCTSKSSLSFSESVSIPNFSTEISEDTQIIIPDDLVYPEETQIEIPIEKLFIPPETDISSGSLSKRVLRGSNIVLSKYARDAQVSQAEFVKSSVTTEDCPSDGLPEFALVGRSNVGKSSLVNSIVRRKKLALTSKKPGKTQCINHFRINDSWFLVDLPGYGFANAPHEVRTDWSKFTKDYFLNRSTLVSVFLLIDASIPAKKIDLEYASWLGQNQIPMTLIFTKCDKRKKKRHGGKRAEENVEDFQDLIREYFQSAPPWIMTSSVTNQGRD; from the exons ATGATGCTTCTTAATCACTTCACAAGATTAAtttctccattaaacctctctagAACAAGACTACCCAATACTTTTACTCTTTTCTGCACATCCAAATCTTCTCTATCCTTCTCAGAATCTGTCTCAATTCCTAACTTCTCTACAGAAATTTCAGAAGATACCCAGATAATAATTCCTGATGATTTAGTCTATCCAGAAGAAACCCAGATTGAAATTCCTATCGAAAAGCTTTTTATTCCTCCTGAAACTGATATTTCATCTGGGTCATTGAGTAAAAGGGTTTTAAGAGGTTCAAATATAGTTCTTAGTAAGTATGCAAGAGATGCTCAGGTATCACAAGCTGAGTTTGTGAAGAGCAGTGTTACAACTGAAGATTGTCCTTCTGATGGACTTCCTGAATTTGCACTTGTTGGCAGATCAAATGTTGGGAAATCATCTCTAGTTAATTCGATTGTGCGGCGGAAAAAGCTCGCGCTTACATCCAAGAAACCTG GAAAGACACAGTGCATCAACCATTTCAGGATAAATGACAGTTGGTTCTTAGTGGATTTGCCTGGATACGG ATTTGCAAATGCACCCCATGAAGTTCGAACAGATTGGAGCAAGTTTACTAAAGATTATTTCCTCAACCGCTCAACACTAGTATCTGTTTTCCTTCTTATTGACGCTAGCATTCCAGCAAAAAAGATTGATCTCGAATATGCTAGTTGGCTAGGTCAAAATCAG ATTCCAATGACGTTGATCTTCACAAAGTGTGACAAGCGAAAAAAGAAAAGGCACGGCGGGAAGAGAGCCGAGGAAAATGTTGAAGATTTTCAGGATTTGATACGTGAATACTTCCAATCAGCACCGCCTTGGATTATGACTAGTAGTGTTACAAACCAAGGTCGAGACTAA
- the LOC113349060 gene encoding 60S ribosomal protein L37-3-like → MGKGTGSFGKRRNKTHTLCVRCGRRSYHLQKSRCAACGYPAARLRKFNWSEKALRRKTTGSGRMRHLRNVPRRFKSGFREGTEAAPRKKGSSASA, encoded by the exons atg GGAAAAGGAACAGGAAGTTTTGGTAAGAGGAGAAACAAGACTCACACACTCTGTGTGAGATGTGGTCGTCGCAGTTATCATCTTCAGAAGAGTAGATGTGCTGCTTGTGGTTACCCAGCTGCTCGCCTTAGAAAGT TTAACTGGAGTGAGAAAGCTCTACGTAGAAAGACTACTGGAAGTGGAAGGATGAGGCACCTTCGTAATGTTCCTCGTAGGTTCAAGAGTGGTTTCAGAGAAG GAACTGAAGCAGCTCCAAGAAAGAAGGGTAGTTCAGCATCTGCTTAA